Proteins from a single region of Streptomyces sp. Tu 3180:
- the recQ gene encoding DNA helicase RecQ: MEVTRSEALAALHRVFGYEAFRGEQEAVIEHVVAGGDAVVLMPTGGGKSLCYQIPALVRPGTGVVVSPLIALMQDQVDALRALGVRAGFMNSTQDFDERRVVEAEFLAGELDLLYLAPERLRLDGTLDLLSRGKISVFAIDEAHCVSQWGHDFRPDYLMLSLLGERWPDVPRMALTATATHATHREITERLNMPTARHFVASFDRPNIQYRIVPKADPKKQLLSFLREEHAGDAGIVYCLSRNSVEKTAEFLTRNGIEAVPYHAGLDAGTRAAHQARFLREDGLVVVATIAFGMGIDKPDVRFVAHLDLPKSVEGYYQETGRAGRDGLPSTAWMAYGLNDVIQQRKLIQSGEGDESFRRRANQHLDAMLALCETARCRRGQLLAYFGQDPDPAGCGNCDTCLTPPETWDGTVAAQKVLSTVVRLQRERGQKFGAVQIVDILLGRRTAKVIQFDHDQLSVFGIGEELTEAEWRGVVRQLLAQGLLAVEGEYGTLVLTEASGAVLRREREVLLRKEPKKPVTSRSGGSGSSGPGRGERKAKAAAAELPAALVPAFEALRAWRAEQAREQGVPAYVIFHDATLREIVTAWPTSVAELGGISGVGERKLATYGEGVVAVLESLGGPSGAAVEAGPGDGADPGDGADQEDRPWPEEEPEPEPDWV; the protein is encoded by the coding sequence ATGGAAGTGACGCGGAGCGAGGCGCTGGCCGCGCTGCACCGGGTGTTCGGGTACGAGGCCTTCCGCGGTGAGCAGGAAGCGGTCATCGAGCACGTGGTCGCGGGCGGCGACGCGGTCGTGCTCATGCCGACCGGTGGCGGCAAGTCGCTGTGCTACCAGATCCCGGCCCTGGTCAGACCGGGTACGGGCGTGGTCGTCTCCCCCCTCATCGCGCTGATGCAGGACCAGGTGGACGCGCTGCGGGCGCTGGGCGTGCGGGCCGGGTTCATGAACTCCACGCAGGACTTCGACGAGCGGCGGGTCGTCGAGGCGGAGTTCCTCGCCGGCGAGCTGGACCTGCTGTACCTCGCGCCGGAGCGGCTGCGGCTGGACGGCACCCTGGACCTGCTCTCGCGCGGCAAGATCTCCGTCTTCGCGATCGACGAGGCGCACTGCGTGTCCCAGTGGGGGCACGACTTCCGGCCGGACTACCTCATGCTCTCGCTGCTCGGCGAGCGGTGGCCGGACGTGCCCCGGATGGCGCTCACGGCGACGGCCACGCACGCCACGCACCGGGAGATCACCGAGCGGCTGAACATGCCGACGGCCCGGCACTTCGTGGCGAGCTTCGACCGCCCCAACATCCAGTACCGGATCGTGCCGAAGGCGGACCCGAAGAAGCAGCTGCTGAGCTTCCTGCGCGAGGAGCACGCCGGCGACGCGGGCATCGTGTACTGCCTGTCGCGCAACTCCGTCGAGAAGACCGCCGAGTTCCTCACCCGCAACGGCATCGAGGCGGTGCCGTACCACGCGGGCCTCGACGCGGGCACGCGCGCCGCGCACCAGGCGCGGTTCCTGCGGGAGGACGGCCTGGTCGTGGTGGCGACCATCGCGTTCGGGATGGGCATCGACAAGCCGGACGTCCGGTTCGTCGCCCACCTCGACCTCCCCAAGTCGGTCGAGGGCTACTACCAGGAGACGGGGCGCGCGGGCCGCGACGGGCTGCCGTCCACGGCGTGGATGGCCTACGGGCTCAACGACGTCATCCAGCAGCGCAAGCTGATCCAGTCCGGCGAGGGCGACGAGTCCTTCCGGCGGCGTGCCAACCAGCACCTGGACGCGATGCTCGCCCTGTGCGAGACCGCGCGGTGCCGGCGCGGCCAGCTCCTCGCCTACTTCGGCCAGGACCCCGACCCGGCGGGCTGCGGCAACTGCGACACCTGCCTCACCCCGCCGGAGACCTGGGACGGGACCGTCGCGGCGCAGAAGGTGCTGTCCACGGTGGTGCGGCTGCAGCGGGAACGCGGGCAGAAGTTCGGCGCGGTGCAGATCGTGGACATCCTGCTGGGGCGGCGCACGGCCAAGGTCATCCAGTTCGACCACGACCAGCTCTCCGTGTTCGGGATCGGCGAGGAGCTGACCGAGGCCGAATGGCGCGGTGTCGTCCGGCAGTTGCTCGCCCAGGGGCTGCTCGCGGTCGAGGGCGAGTACGGCACGCTGGTGCTCACCGAGGCCAGCGGGGCGGTGCTGCGGCGGGAGCGGGAGGTGCTCCTGCGCAAGGAGCCGAAGAAGCCGGTGACCTCCCGGTCGGGCGGGTCGGGGTCGTCGGGCCCGGGGCGGGGCGAGCGCAAGGCCAAGGCCGCCGCCGCCGAGCTGCCCGCGGCGCTCGTGCCGGCCTTCGAGGCGCTGCGGGCCTGGCGGGCCGAGCAGGCCCGCGAGCAGGGCGTCCCGGCGTACGTCATCTTCCACGACGCCACGCTCAGGGAGATCGTCACGGCCTGGCCCACCTCGGTGGCCGAGCTCGGCGGGATCAGCGGGGTGGGGGAGAGGAAGCTGGCCACCTACGGGGAGGGCGTGGTGGCGGTGCTGGAGTCGCTGGGCGGGCCGTCCGGCGCGGCGGTGGAGGCCGGCCCGGGCGACGGGGCGGACCCGGGCGACGGGGCGGACCAGGAGGACCGGCCCTGGCCCGAGGAGGAACCGGAACCCGAACCGGACTGGGTGTAG
- the nuoL gene encoding NADH-quinone oxidoreductase subunit L — protein MENLIALLVAAPLLGAVVLLCGGRRLDAVGHWIGTLLAAVSFALGLVLFTDLLGRGAEDRTVTQHLFSWIPVEGFQADVAFRLDQLSMTFVLLITGVGSLIHLYSVGYMEHDERRRRFFGYLNLFLAAMLLLVLADNYLLLYVGWEGVGLASYLLIGFWQHKPSAATAAKKAFLVNRVGDMGLSIAIMLMFLWFGTFAFEPVLGAHGEAGLAGAAGEDKLTAIALMLLLAACGKSAQVPLQSWLGDAMEGPTPVSALIHAATMVTAGVYLIVRSGAVFNGAPDAQLVVTIVGAVTLLFGAIVGCAKDDIKKALAGSTMSQIGYMVLAAGLGPIGYVFAIMHLVTHGFFKAGLFLGAGSVMHGMNDEVDMRRYGGLRKYMPVTFVTFGLGYLAIIGFPFLSGFYSKDKIIESAFAKGGTEGWILGGCALLGAAITAYYMTRVMLMTFFGEERWRSAPTPSPAAPDVEPAAETRGAYTPPHPHESPKVMTVPMIVLAVGSVFGGAFFSIGDRFVHWLEPVTGHSHGHPPISALTVTLSTVAVMVIGVALAWAQYGRRPVPAVAPRGSLLTRAARRDLLQDDFNHVVLVRGGEHLTRSLVYVDHTLVDGVVNGTAASMGGLSGRMRRLQNGFARSYAVSMFGGAAVLVAATLLMRAV, from the coding sequence GTGGAGAACCTGATTGCGCTGCTGGTGGCGGCGCCCCTGCTCGGAGCGGTGGTCCTGCTGTGCGGCGGACGCCGGCTGGACGCCGTCGGCCACTGGATCGGCACGCTGCTCGCGGCCGTCTCCTTCGCGCTCGGCCTGGTGCTCTTCACCGACCTGCTGGGCAGGGGCGCCGAGGACCGCACCGTCACGCAGCACCTGTTCAGCTGGATCCCGGTGGAGGGCTTCCAGGCCGACGTCGCCTTCCGGCTCGACCAGCTGTCGATGACGTTCGTCCTGCTGATCACCGGCGTCGGCTCGCTCATCCACCTGTACTCCGTCGGGTACATGGAGCACGACGAGCGGCGCCGCCGCTTCTTCGGCTACCTGAACCTGTTCCTCGCGGCGATGCTGCTGCTCGTCCTCGCCGACAACTACCTGCTGCTGTACGTCGGCTGGGAGGGCGTCGGTCTCGCCTCCTACCTGCTGATCGGCTTCTGGCAGCACAAGCCCAGCGCCGCGACGGCGGCGAAGAAGGCCTTCCTGGTCAACCGCGTCGGCGACATGGGCCTGTCGATCGCGATCATGCTGATGTTCCTGTGGTTCGGCACCTTCGCCTTCGAGCCGGTCCTCGGCGCGCACGGGGAGGCCGGGCTCGCCGGCGCCGCCGGCGAGGACAAGCTCACCGCGATCGCGCTGATGCTGCTGCTCGCCGCGTGCGGCAAGTCCGCCCAGGTGCCGCTGCAGTCCTGGCTCGGGGACGCGATGGAGGGCCCGACCCCGGTCTCGGCCCTGATCCACGCCGCGACCATGGTGACGGCGGGCGTGTACCTGATCGTCCGCTCGGGTGCGGTCTTCAACGGCGCCCCGGACGCGCAGCTGGTGGTCACCATCGTCGGCGCGGTCACGCTGCTGTTCGGTGCGATCGTCGGTTGCGCGAAGGACGACATCAAGAAGGCGCTGGCCGGCTCGACCATGTCGCAGATCGGCTACATGGTGCTGGCCGCGGGCCTCGGCCCGATCGGCTACGTCTTCGCGATCATGCACCTGGTGACGCACGGCTTCTTCAAGGCCGGGCTGTTCCTCGGCGCCGGCTCGGTGATGCACGGCATGAACGACGAGGTCGACATGCGCCGCTACGGCGGCCTCAGGAAGTACATGCCGGTCACCTTCGTCACCTTCGGCCTCGGCTACCTCGCCATCATCGGCTTCCCGTTCCTGTCCGGGTTCTACTCCAAGGACAAGATCATCGAGTCGGCGTTCGCCAAGGGCGGCACCGAGGGCTGGATCCTCGGCGGCTGCGCCCTGCTGGGCGCGGCCATCACCGCGTACTACATGACACGCGTGATGCTGATGACGTTCTTCGGCGAGGAGCGCTGGCGCAGCGCCCCGACGCCGTCCCCGGCCGCGCCGGACGTGGAGCCGGCCGCCGAGACGCGCGGCGCGTACACCCCGCCGCACCCGCACGAGTCGCCCAAGGTCATGACGGTCCCGATGATCGTGCTGGCCGTCGGGTCGGTGTTCGGCGGCGCCTTCTTCAGCATCGGCGACCGCTTCGTGCATTGGCTGGAGCCCGTCACCGGGCACAGCCACGGCCATCCGCCGATCAGCGCCCTGACGGTGACGCTCTCCACGGTCGCCGTGATGGTGATCGGCGTGGCGCTCGCCTGGGCCCAGTACGGGCGCCGTCCGGTCCCGGCCGTCGCCCCGCGCGGATCGCTGCTCACCCGGGCCGCCCGGCGCGACCTGCTCCAGGACGACTTCAACCACGTGGTCCTGGTGCGCGGCGGCGAGCACCTCACGCGCTCGCTGGTGTACGTCGACCACACCCTGGTCGACGGGGTCGTCAACGGCACGGCGGCCTCGATGGGCGGCCTGTCCGGGCGGATGCGCCGACTGCAGAACGGCTTCGCGCGGTCCTACGCGGTCTCGATGTTCGGCGGCGCGGCGGTCCTCGTCGCCGCGACCCTGCTGATGAGGGCGGTCTGA
- the nuoN gene encoding NADH-quinone oxidoreductase subunit NuoN, with protein MSATAVHSLWTTAAVAAEPLSKIDAPKIEYGQLAPTLIVVGAAIVGVLVEAFVPRKSRYLAQMFVSVVALAAAFAAVVALAADGYGTTKAGIAAMGALAVDGPALFLQGTILLTALVGLFTFAERRLDPAAHGNRVDSFAAQAAAVPGSDSEKKAVRAGFTTTEVFPLLLFAVAGMLVFPAANDLLTLFVALEVFSLPLYLLCALARRKRLMSQEAAVKYFLLGAFASAFTLFGIALLYGYSGSMSYATIAQVVDGTVQDVTPALADTTGNDALLLVGAALLVMGLLFKVGAVPFHMWTPDVYQGAPTPVTGFMAAATKVAAFGALLRILYVVLPGLRWDWRPVMWAVAIVTMLGGAIVAITQTDIKRLLAYSSIAHAGFILAGVIAATPSGVSSVLFYLAAYSFVTIGAFAVVTLVRDAGGEATHLSRWAGLGRRSPLVAAVFAVFLLAFAGIPLTSGFAGKFAVFKAAAEGGAAPLVVVGVISSAIAAFFYIRVIVLMFFSEPRPEGPTVAVPSPLTMTAIAVGVAVTVVLGVAPQYFLELAGDAGVFVR; from the coding sequence GTGAGTGCAACAGCCGTCCACAGCCTGTGGACAACGGCGGCGGTCGCGGCCGAGCCGCTCTCGAAGATCGACGCGCCGAAGATCGAGTACGGACAGCTCGCGCCCACCCTGATCGTCGTCGGCGCGGCGATCGTCGGGGTGCTGGTCGAGGCGTTCGTCCCGCGCAAGTCGCGCTACCTCGCGCAGATGTTCGTCTCCGTGGTCGCCCTCGCCGCCGCCTTCGCCGCGGTCGTGGCGCTCGCGGCCGACGGCTACGGCACCACCAAGGCGGGCATCGCGGCGATGGGCGCCCTCGCCGTCGACGGGCCGGCCCTGTTCCTGCAGGGCACGATCCTGCTGACGGCCCTGGTCGGCCTGTTCACCTTCGCCGAGCGCCGGCTCGACCCGGCGGCGCACGGCAACCGGGTCGACTCCTTCGCCGCGCAGGCCGCCGCCGTGCCGGGCAGCGACAGCGAGAAGAAGGCGGTCAGGGCCGGGTTCACCACCACCGAGGTGTTCCCGCTGCTGCTCTTCGCGGTCGCCGGCATGCTGGTCTTCCCGGCGGCCAACGACCTGCTGACGCTCTTCGTGGCGCTGGAGGTCTTCTCGCTCCCGCTGTACCTGCTGTGCGCGCTGGCCCGCCGCAAGCGGCTGATGTCGCAGGAGGCGGCGGTCAAGTACTTCCTGCTCGGCGCGTTCGCGTCCGCGTTCACGCTGTTCGGCATCGCGCTGCTGTACGGCTACTCCGGTTCGATGTCGTACGCGACGATCGCGCAGGTCGTCGACGGCACCGTGCAGGACGTCACCCCGGCGCTCGCCGACACCACGGGCAACGACGCGCTGCTGCTCGTGGGCGCCGCGCTGCTGGTGATGGGCCTGCTGTTCAAGGTCGGCGCCGTCCCCTTCCACATGTGGACGCCGGACGTGTACCAGGGCGCGCCCACGCCGGTGACCGGGTTCATGGCGGCGGCGACCAAGGTGGCGGCCTTCGGCGCGCTGCTGCGGATCCTGTACGTCGTGCTGCCGGGCCTGCGCTGGGACTGGCGGCCGGTGATGTGGGCCGTCGCGATCGTCACCATGCTGGGCGGTGCGATCGTCGCGATCACGCAGACCGACATCAAGCGGCTGCTGGCGTACTCGTCGATCGCGCACGCGGGCTTCATCCTCGCCGGCGTCATCGCCGCCACGCCGAGCGGTGTGTCGTCCGTGCTGTTCTACCTGGCGGCGTACTCGTTCGTGACGATCGGCGCGTTCGCGGTGGTCACGCTGGTCCGGGACGCGGGCGGCGAGGCGACGCACCTGTCCAGGTGGGCGGGGCTGGGCCGCCGTTCCCCGCTGGTGGCGGCGGTGTTCGCGGTGTTCCTGCTGGCCTTCGCGGGCATCCCGCTGACCTCCGGCTTCGCCGGGAAGTTCGCCGTGTTCAAGGCGGCGGCGGAGGGCGGGGCGGCCCCGCTGGTCGTGGTCGGCGTGATCTCGTCGGCCATCGCGGCGTTCTTCTACATCCGCGTCATCGTCCTGATGTTCTTCAGCGAGCCGCGCCCCGAGGGCCCGACCGTCGCGGTGCCGTCACCGCTGACGATGACGGCGATCGCGGTGGGCGTGGCGGTCACGGTGGTGCTCGGTGTGGCACCGCAGTACTTCCTGGAGCTGGCGGGCGACGCGGGGGTGTTCGTGCGCTGA
- the nuoI gene encoding NADH-quinone oxidoreductase subunit NuoI, with translation MAEEPKDTKPGFLNPVAGFGVTFKAMFKKRLTEQYPEQQKTTAPRFHGRHQLNRHPDGLEKCVGCELCAWACPADAIYVEGADNTDEERYSPGERYGRVYQINYARCILCGLCIEACPTRALTMTNEFELADSSRANLIYTKEQLLAGLEEGMVDSPHAMYPGTDEQDYYRGLVTEAAPGTERQVARSKGEVVQEADSTFGAEEPASEKVIGR, from the coding sequence ATGGCTGAGGAACCCAAGGACACCAAGCCCGGTTTCCTGAACCCCGTGGCCGGCTTCGGCGTGACCTTCAAGGCCATGTTCAAGAAGCGGCTGACCGAGCAGTACCCGGAGCAGCAGAAGACCACCGCTCCGCGCTTCCACGGACGGCACCAGCTCAACCGCCATCCGGACGGCCTGGAGAAGTGCGTCGGCTGCGAGCTGTGCGCCTGGGCCTGCCCCGCGGACGCGATCTACGTGGAGGGCGCGGACAACACCGACGAGGAGCGCTACTCGCCCGGCGAGCGCTACGGCCGCGTCTACCAGATCAACTACGCCCGCTGCATCCTGTGCGGCCTGTGCATCGAGGCGTGCCCCACGCGCGCGCTGACGATGACCAACGAGTTCGAGCTGGCCGACTCCAGCCGCGCCAACCTCATCTACACCAAGGAGCAGCTGCTCGCCGGTCTGGAGGAGGGCATGGTCGACAGCCCGCACGCCATGTACCCGGGCACCGACGAACAGGACTACTACCGGGGCCTGGTGACCGAGGCCGCGCCGGGCACGGAGCGGCAGGTCGCCCGCTCCAAGGGCGAGGTGGTCCAGGAGGCCGACTCCACCTTCGGTGCGGAGGAACCGGCGTCGGAGAAGGTGATCGGGCGATGA
- the nuoH gene encoding NADH-quinone oxidoreductase subunit NuoH yields MSPYLAAEDLSMFGRDPWWLVVVKAVFCFAFLMVTVLISIVMERKVVAWMQLRIGPNRHGPWGMLQSLADGVKLMLKEDVVVKRADKAVYVLAPIVAAIPAFMAIAVIPFGPAGNEVSVFGHRTTMQLTDLPIAVLYILAVASVGIYGIVLAGWSSGSTYPLLGGLRSCAQMISYEIAMGAAFASVFLYSGSMSTSTIVEQQTDRWYVLLLPVSFILYIVTMVGETNRAPFDMPESEGDLVGGFNTEYSSIKFAMFMLAEYINMVTVSAVAVTLFLGGWRAPWPVSGFWEGANHGWWPLLWFTVKVQLLLFFFVWLRGTLPRVRYDQLMKLGWKVLIPVSLVWLMLVATVRALRNENYDFADIALYIGGAVLALLLLSFVADMFRSRAKEAERPEGPPAFDPMAGGFPVPPLPGQELPPVPRRRPRRERELIVSGGPDTRSDESPGGSTDGKEASDG; encoded by the coding sequence ATGAGCCCGTACCTCGCCGCTGAAGACCTCTCGATGTTCGGCCGCGACCCCTGGTGGCTGGTCGTCGTCAAGGCGGTGTTCTGCTTCGCCTTCCTGATGGTGACCGTGCTGATCTCCATCGTCATGGAGCGCAAGGTCGTCGCCTGGATGCAGCTGCGCATCGGCCCCAACCGGCACGGCCCCTGGGGCATGCTCCAGTCGCTCGCCGACGGCGTGAAGCTGATGCTCAAGGAGGACGTCGTCGTCAAGCGCGCGGACAAGGCGGTGTACGTCCTCGCGCCGATCGTCGCGGCGATCCCGGCCTTCATGGCGATCGCGGTGATCCCCTTCGGACCGGCCGGCAACGAGGTCTCGGTCTTCGGCCACCGCACCACGATGCAGCTCACCGACCTGCCGATCGCGGTGCTCTACATCCTCGCGGTCGCCTCGGTCGGCATCTACGGCATCGTCCTGGCGGGCTGGAGCTCCGGCTCCACCTACCCGCTGCTGGGCGGTCTGCGCTCCTGCGCGCAGATGATCTCCTACGAGATCGCCATGGGCGCCGCGTTCGCCTCCGTGTTCCTCTACTCGGGGTCGATGTCGACGTCGACGATCGTCGAGCAGCAGACCGACCGCTGGTACGTCCTGCTGCTGCCGGTCTCCTTCATCCTCTACATCGTGACGATGGTCGGCGAGACCAACCGCGCCCCGTTCGACATGCCGGAGTCCGAGGGCGACCTGGTCGGCGGCTTCAACACCGAGTACTCGTCGATCAAGTTCGCGATGTTCATGCTCGCCGAGTACATCAACATGGTCACCGTCTCGGCCGTCGCCGTCACCCTCTTCCTGGGCGGCTGGCGGGCCCCGTGGCCGGTCAGCGGCTTCTGGGAGGGCGCGAACCACGGCTGGTGGCCGCTGCTGTGGTTCACGGTCAAGGTCCAGCTGCTGCTGTTCTTCTTCGTCTGGCTGCGCGGCACGCTCCCGCGGGTCCGCTACGACCAGCTGATGAAGCTCGGCTGGAAGGTCCTCATCCCGGTCTCGCTGGTGTGGCTGATGCTGGTCGCCACCGTGCGGGCCCTGCGGAACGAGAACTACGACTTCGCCGACATCGCGCTCTACATCGGCGGGGCCGTGCTCGCCCTGCTGCTGCTCTCCTTCGTCGCCGACATGTTCCGCTCGAGGGCGAAGGAGGCCGAACGGCCCGAGGGCCCGCCCGCCTTCGACCCCATGGCGGGCGGATTCCCCGTACCGCCGCTGCCGGGGCAGGAGCTGCCGCCGGTGCCGCGACGCCGTCCGCGCCGGGAGCGGGAGCTGATCGTCAGTGGCGGCCCCGACACCCGGAGTGACGAATCTCCGGGCGGATCTACGGATGGAAAGGAGGCGTCCGATGGCTGA
- a CDS encoding NADH-quinone oxidoreductase subunit J produces the protein MTEQIAAYSTSTGEAVQFWILGTVAVIGALCTVFMKRAVHSALCLAGTMIVLAVFYLANGAYFLGVVQIVVYTGAIMMLFLFVVMLVGVTAADSLKETIKGQRWLALLCGLGFGVLLVAGIGNASLSEFNGIGQANANGNVEGIAALIFTKYVFAFEITGALLITAAVGAMVLTHRERTERARTQRELAQQRVREGKHVPPLPAPGVYARHNAVDIAGLLPDGTPSELTVSRTLRERGQVRDVSQEALSDLRALQQRAEERLERTAIDPAFKSAYERSEEASK, from the coding sequence ATGACCGAGCAGATCGCCGCCTACTCGACCTCCACCGGGGAGGCCGTCCAGTTCTGGATCCTCGGCACCGTCGCCGTGATCGGCGCCCTGTGCACCGTCTTCATGAAGCGGGCCGTGCACAGCGCGCTCTGCCTCGCCGGAACCATGATCGTCCTGGCGGTGTTCTACCTGGCCAACGGCGCCTACTTCCTGGGCGTCGTGCAGATCGTCGTCTACACCGGCGCGATCATGATGCTGTTCCTGTTCGTGGTGATGCTGGTCGGCGTCACCGCGGCGGACTCCCTGAAGGAGACCATCAAGGGCCAGCGCTGGCTGGCCCTGCTGTGCGGGCTCGGCTTCGGCGTCCTGCTGGTCGCGGGCATCGGCAACGCCTCGCTCAGCGAGTTCAACGGCATCGGCCAGGCGAACGCGAACGGCAACGTGGAGGGCATCGCGGCCCTCATCTTCACCAAGTACGTCTTCGCCTTCGAGATCACCGGCGCCCTGCTCATCACGGCCGCCGTCGGCGCCATGGTGCTCACCCACCGGGAGCGCACCGAGCGCGCCAGGACCCAGCGCGAGCTGGCCCAGCAGCGGGTCCGCGAGGGCAAGCACGTGCCGCCGCTGCCGGCGCCCGGTGTGTACGCCCGGCACAACGCCGTGGACATCGCGGGCCTGCTGCCCGACGGCACCCCGTCCGAGCTCACCGTCAGCAGGACGCTGCGCGAGCGCGGTCAGGTCCGTGACGTGTCGCAGGAGGCGCTGAGCGACCTGCGGGCGCTGCAGCAGCGCGCCGAGGAGCGGCTGGAGCGCACGGCGATCGACCCGGCGTTCAAGTCGGCGTACGAGCGGTCCGAGGAGGCGTCGAAGTGA
- a CDS encoding NADH-quinone oxidoreductase subunit M, which translates to MSFPLLTATAALPAIGAIATAAVPAARRTAAKWLALLFSLATLVLAIVVLVRFDPDGDRYQLTESHAWIADFGVRYELGVDGIAVALIALTALLIPFIVLAGWHDADPSPSSQLRSSGGGPEETGTELTSIAEGRWRPTQGFFALILAVEAMVILSFEATDVFLFYIFFEAMLIPMYFLIGGFGDRAHEHGEKAAATQRSYAAVKFLLYNLAGGLIMLAAVIGLYVVAGNFSLTEIAQARADGSLDMATSTERWLFLGFFFAFAVKAPLWPLHTWLPNAMQESTAPVAVLITAVVDKVGTFAMLRFCLQLFPEASTWATPVVLVLAVVSIIYGALLAVGQRDIKRLIAYASISHFGFIIMGIFAMTSQGQSGATLYMVNHGISTAVLMLIAGFLISRRGSRLIADYGGVQKVAPVLAGTFLIGGLATLSLPGLAPFVSEFLVLVGTFTRYPVIGIIATFGIVLAALYTLVLYQRTMTGPVKPEVAAMPDLRVREIAVVAPLVVLLVFLGVYPKPVTDVVNPAVRQTMSDVEKKDPRPEVEAAK; encoded by the coding sequence ATGTCCTTTCCTCTGCTGACAGCGACGGCGGCGCTCCCGGCCATCGGGGCGATCGCCACGGCCGCCGTACCGGCCGCGAGGCGCACGGCCGCCAAGTGGCTGGCCCTGCTGTTCTCGCTCGCCACGCTGGTCCTGGCGATCGTCGTCCTGGTGCGGTTCGACCCGGACGGCGACCGCTACCAGCTCACCGAGTCCCACGCCTGGATCGCGGACTTCGGGGTCCGCTACGAACTGGGCGTGGACGGCATCGCGGTGGCGCTGATCGCGCTGACCGCCCTGCTGATCCCGTTCATCGTCCTCGCGGGCTGGCACGACGCCGACCCTTCCCCAAGCTCTCAACTTCGTTCGAGCGGGGGAGGCCCCGAGGAGACGGGGACCGAGCTCACTAGCATTGCTGAGGGACGGTGGCGGCCGACGCAGGGCTTCTTCGCCCTGATCCTGGCCGTCGAGGCGATGGTGATCCTCTCCTTCGAGGCCACCGACGTCTTCCTCTTCTACATCTTCTTCGAGGCCATGCTGATCCCGATGTACTTCCTCATCGGCGGCTTCGGGGACCGTGCCCACGAGCACGGGGAGAAGGCGGCGGCCACGCAGCGGTCGTACGCGGCGGTGAAGTTCCTCCTCTACAACCTGGCCGGCGGCCTGATCATGCTGGCCGCGGTGATCGGGCTGTACGTGGTCGCCGGGAACTTCTCGCTCACCGAGATCGCCCAGGCGCGGGCCGACGGCTCGCTCGACATGGCGACCAGCACCGAGCGCTGGCTGTTCCTCGGCTTCTTCTTCGCCTTCGCGGTGAAGGCGCCGCTGTGGCCGCTGCACACCTGGCTGCCCAACGCCATGCAGGAGTCCACCGCGCCGGTGGCCGTGCTGATCACGGCGGTCGTCGACAAGGTGGGCACCTTCGCGATGCTCCGCTTCTGCCTCCAGCTGTTCCCGGAGGCCAGCACGTGGGCGACGCCGGTCGTCCTCGTCCTGGCGGTCGTCAGCATCATCTACGGCGCGCTGCTCGCGGTCGGCCAGCGCGACATCAAGCGGCTGATCGCGTACGCGTCGATCTCGCACTTCGGCTTCATCATCATGGGCATCTTCGCGATGACCAGCCAGGGCCAGTCCGGGGCGACGCTCTACATGGTCAACCACGGCATCTCGACCGCCGTGCTCATGCTGATCGCCGGGTTCCTGATCTCGCGGCGCGGCTCCCGGCTCATCGCCGACTACGGCGGTGTGCAGAAGGTCGCCCCGGTGCTCGCCGGCACCTTCCTGATCGGCGGCCTCGCGACCCTCTCCCTGCCGGGGCTCGCGCCCTTCGTCAGTGAGTTCCTGGTCCTGGTCGGCACGTTCACGCGCTACCCGGTGATCGGCATCATCGCCACCTTCGGCATCGTCCTGGCCGCGCTCTACACCCTCGTCCTCTACCAGCGGACGATGACGGGCCCGGTGAAGCCCGAGGTCGCCGCGATGCCCGACCTGCGGGTGCGGGAGATCGCGGTGGTGGCGCCGCTGGTCGTGCTGCTGGTCTTCCTGGGCGTCTACCCGAAGCCCGTCACGGACGTCGTGAACCCGGCGGTGAGGCAGACCATGTCCGACGTGGAGAAGAAGGATCCCCGGCCCGAGGTGGAGGCGGCCAAGTGA
- the nuoK gene encoding NADH-quinone oxidoreductase subunit NuoK: protein MNPVNYLYLAALLFTIGATGVLIRRNAIVVFMCVELMLNACNLAFVAFSRMHGNLDGQIIAFFTMVVAAAEVVVGLAIIVSLFRSRHSASVDDASLMKL from the coding sequence GTGAACCCGGTCAACTACCTTTACCTCGCCGCCCTGTTGTTCACGATCGGCGCCACCGGCGTGCTGATCAGGCGCAACGCGATCGTCGTGTTCATGTGCGTCGAGCTCATGCTCAACGCCTGCAACCTCGCGTTCGTCGCCTTCTCCCGGATGCACGGCAACCTCGACGGCCAGATCATCGCCTTCTTCACGATGGTCGTCGCCGCCGCGGAGGTCGTCGTGGGGCTGGCGATCATCGTGTCCCTGTTCCGTTCCCGCCACTCGGCCTCGGTCGACGACGCCAGCCTGATGAAGCTGTGA